A DNA window from Setaria viridis chromosome 2, Setaria_viridis_v4.0, whole genome shotgun sequence contains the following coding sequences:
- the LOC117842335 gene encoding BTB/POZ and MATH domain-containing protein 3 isoform X1, whose amino-acid sequence MAIPPQTPPPPTSWSRSVTEAVRGSHQFTVKGFSLAKGMGPGRFVTSDIFAVGGYHWAVYFYPDGKNPEDNANYVSVFVALASDGADVRALFELTLLDQSGRARHKVHSHFDRALQAGPYTLKYRGSMWGYKRFYRRSLLETSDFLKNDCLVLNCTVGVVKNRIETPKNAQVHFPLSDMGRCFKELLSLGIGCDITFEVGDEKVRAHKWILAARSPVFKAQFFGPIGKPDLHRVVVEDVEPVVFKAMVNFIYADELPSIHELAGSVSMWTSTVVVQHLLAAADRYGLDRLRILCEAKLCDELTPETVATTLALAEQHHCAELKFACLKFVAVRENLGAVMDTEGFNYLEETCPSLLSDLLATVAVVDDDHASVNRKRGVCGNEGATPVESVEASERRIRRRF is encoded by the exons ATGGCGATTCCGCCGCAGACGCCTCCCCCGCCGACATCCTGGTCGCGCTCCGTCACCGAGGCGGTGCGAGGCTCGCACCAGTTCACCGTCAAGGGTTTCTCCCTCGCCAAGGGCATGGGCCCCGGCCGCTTCGTCACCAGCGACATCTTCGCCGTCGGAGGATACCACTGGGCCGTCTACTTCTATCCCGACGGCAAAAACCCCGAGGACAACGCCAACTACGTCTCCGTCTTCGTCGCGCTCGCCTCCGACGGCGCCGACGTCCGCGCGCTCTTCGAGCTCACCCTCCTCGACCAGTCAGGCCGCGCGCGCCACAAGGTCCATTCCCACTTCGACCGCGCGCTCCAGGCAGGCCCCTACACGCTCAAGTACAGGGGATCCATGTG GGGTTACAAGCGCTTCTACAGAAGGTCACTCTTGGAAACATCTGATTTCTTAAAGAATGATTGCCTAGTGCTCAACTGCACTGTCGGTGTTGTCAAGAACCGTATCGAAACACCAAAGAACGCCCAGGTTCATTTTCCACTTTCGGACATGGGCCGCTGCTTCAAGGAGCTCCTCAGCCTCGGCATTGGATGTGACATAACCTTTGAAGTGGGTGACGAGAAAGTCAGGGCACATAAGTGGATTCTTGCTGCTCGCTCTCCGGTGTTCAAAGCCCAATTCTTTGGTCCTATTGGAAAACCTGATCTGCACAGAGTTGTCGTGGAGGATGTGGAGCCTGTTGTCTTCAAG GCAATGGTGAACTTCATATATGCTGATGAACTTCCTAGCATTCATGAACTTGCTGGATCTGTCTCGATGTGGACATCAACAGTAGTAGTACAGCATTTATTGGCCGCGGCTGATAGATATGGATTGGACCGGCTGCGTATCTTGTGTGAAGCAAAGTTATGTGATGAACTGACTCCTGAAACAGTCGCAACAACATTAGCCCTAGCTGAACAGCACCATTGTGCTGAGCTAAAGTTCGCCTGTCTAAAGTTTGTTGCTGTTAGAGAAAATTTGGGAG CTGTTATGGATACAGAAGGCTTTAATTACTTGGAAGAGACATGCCCGTCCCTACTATCTGACTTGTTAGCCACTGTGGCAGTTGTGGACGATGATCATGCATCTGTTAACCGAAAGAGGGGAGTTTGTGGGAACGAAGGCGCAACACCAGTCGAAAGTGTTGAGGCTAGTGAAAGGCGCATCCGGAGGAGGTTTTAG
- the LOC117842334 gene encoding transcription factor EMB1444 — protein MGTHMIQLLQGLCSDGLWRYAIFWSFKSEMSGWILTWGDGYVDKVIKDRQVGDLSSGPTVSKIQMVSSSCYNKCYPFCPIEAALLRMTSHLYPLGEGIIGKVALTGQHCLISANELCSRSMPKYREDWELQFAAGIKTVLLVPVVPHGVLQLGSLHKVFESSALVALIKDLFHELYDDPVSHTSLSVGPAYSNTLRSPTATLSNEHPDVNLFEIDSSAELLNDHLSLTHAFSSPEFPISEDITIGSYRTSPTGPPNGLLDGNGTMEYEYFNGFTLTDMAHGYQENTCGDGSTVLNYGVVIPNSSTHSEFHRDLMELCREEHELFMWHSRLKHTSSAPLQMNGNNADFYVELETNNYAELLLDTVIDQIGHTSNNASSHSTNSPFTRETQIEKDHALRLDESSVPDIPGGQELSPIPMNENEGFIICATTDASPTETNKTITEEYIVRNTLGTNSAKIKKRCRKVELQRPRPRDRQLIQDRMKGLRELIPNASKCSIDALLDKTIAYMLFLQSVSEKAEKIQNTLEDKESRDETKKQLESCPLRVEELDMPDHLLIEMMCEDYEVFLEMAHVLKGLEVSILKGVLEHRSDKLWARVVVEASGGFSQTQILCPLMHLLHRRFS, from the exons ATGGGCACACATATGATACAATTGTTACAAGGCCTGTGTTCTGATGGTCTATGGAGGTATGCCATCTTCTGGTCTTTCAAAAGCGAGATGAGTGGGTG GATCTTGACTTGGGGCGATGGCTATGTTGATAAAGTGATAAAAGACAGACAAGTGGGAGATCTTTCTTCTGGCCCCACTGTTAGTAAGATTCAGATGGTATCATCCTCTTGCTACAACAAATGCTATCCATTTTGCCCCATTGAGGCAGCACTGCTGAGAATGACTAGCCATTTGTACCCTCTTGGAGAAGG GATTATTGGTAAAGTAGCACTTACAGGACAACATTGCTTGATTTCTGCTAACGAGCTTTGTTCAAGATCTATGCCTAAG TACCGAGAAGACTGGGAGCTTCAATTTGCAGCAGGAATCAAG ACAGTACTGCTTGTACCAGTGGTTCCTCACGGGGTTCTTCAATTGGGCTCTTTACATAAG GTTTTTGAAAGTTCAGCATTGGTGGCACTCATCAAGGACTTGTTTCATGAGCTTTATGATGATCCGGTTTCTCATACCTCATTATCTGTTGGGCCTGCCTACTCAAATACTTTGAGGTCACCTACTGCAACTCTATCAAATGAACATCCAGACGTCAACTTGTTTGAGATCGATAGTTCAGCTGAGCTTTTGAATGATCACCTCAGTTTGACACATGCCTTCAGTTCACCGGAATTTCCAATATCAGAAGACATCACTATTGGCTCTTACAGAACTAGTCCAACAGGTCCGCCTAATGGACTGTTGGATGGTAATGGAACCAtggagtatgaatatttcaaTGGCTTTACCCTGACAGATATGGCACATGGATATCAAGAGAATACTTGTGGTGATGGCAGCACTGTTCTAAATTATGGTGTAGTGATTCCAAATTCTTCAACTCATTCAGAATTTCACAGAGATCTCATGGAATTGTGCAGGGAAGAACATGAGCTCTTCATGTGGCATAGTAGGTTGAAGCATACAAGCTCTGCTCCCCTTCAAATGAATGGCAACAATGCTGACTTTTACGTGGAGCTTGAAACCAACAATTATGCAGAACTGTTACTAGATACTGTAATTGACCAGATTGGTCATACGTCGAATAATGCATCTTCTCACTCAACTAATTCTCCATTTACACGCGAAACACAAATTGAAAAAGATCATGCGTTGAGGCTGGATGAATCGTCAGTTCCTGATATCCCTGGTGGTCAAGAACTTTCACCTATCCCCATGAATGAGAACGAAGGCTTCATAATTTGTGCAACGACTGATGCTTCACCTACAGAAACCAACAAGACCATAACTGAAGAATACATAGTTCGAAATACATTGGGGACAAATTcagctaaaataaaaaaaagatgcagGAAAGTTGAGCTCCAGAGACCAAGACCAAGAGACAGGCAATTGATCCAAGATAGGATGAAGGGATTGAGGGAGCTCATTCCAAATGCATCAAAG TGTAGCATTGATGCTCTACTGGACAAAACCATAGCATACATGCTGTTCCTCCAGAGTGTATCCGAGAAAGCTGAGAAG ATTCAGAATACATTGGAAGACAAGGAGTCCCGCGATGAGACAAAGAAACAACTTGAAAGCTGCCCTCTGAGAGTTGAAGAGCTCGATATGCCTGACCATCTTCTCATTGAG ATGATGTGCGAGGATTATGAAGTCTTTCTTGAGATGGCGCATGTGCTGAAGGGCCTTGAGGTGAGCATACTAAAAGGAGTGCTGGAGCATCGTTCCGACAAGCTCTGGGCTCGCGTTGTCGTCGAG GCATCGGGAGGTTTCAGCCAGACGCAGATTCTGTGCCCACTGATGCATCTCCTGCACAGGAGATTCAGTTAG
- the LOC117842335 gene encoding BTB/POZ and MATH domain-containing protein 3 isoform X2 produces MAIPPQTPPPPTSWSRSVTEAVRGSHQFTVKGFSLAKGMGPGRFVTSDIFAVGGYHWAVYFYPDGKNPEDNANYVSVFVALASDGADVRALFELTLLDQSGRARHKVHSHFDRALQAGPYTLKYRGSMWGYKRFYRRSLLETSDFLKNDCLVLNCTVGVVKNRIETPKNAQVHFPLSDMGRCFKELLSLGIGCDITFEVGDEKVRAHKWILAARSPVFKAQFFGPIGKPDLHRVVVEDVEPVVFKAMVNFIYADELPSIHELAGSVSMWTSTVVVQHLLAAADRYGLDRLRILCEAKLCDELTPETVATTLALAEQHHCAELKFACLKFVAVRENLGVVDDDHASVNRKRGVCGNEGATPVESVEASERRIRRRF; encoded by the exons ATGGCGATTCCGCCGCAGACGCCTCCCCCGCCGACATCCTGGTCGCGCTCCGTCACCGAGGCGGTGCGAGGCTCGCACCAGTTCACCGTCAAGGGTTTCTCCCTCGCCAAGGGCATGGGCCCCGGCCGCTTCGTCACCAGCGACATCTTCGCCGTCGGAGGATACCACTGGGCCGTCTACTTCTATCCCGACGGCAAAAACCCCGAGGACAACGCCAACTACGTCTCCGTCTTCGTCGCGCTCGCCTCCGACGGCGCCGACGTCCGCGCGCTCTTCGAGCTCACCCTCCTCGACCAGTCAGGCCGCGCGCGCCACAAGGTCCATTCCCACTTCGACCGCGCGCTCCAGGCAGGCCCCTACACGCTCAAGTACAGGGGATCCATGTG GGGTTACAAGCGCTTCTACAGAAGGTCACTCTTGGAAACATCTGATTTCTTAAAGAATGATTGCCTAGTGCTCAACTGCACTGTCGGTGTTGTCAAGAACCGTATCGAAACACCAAAGAACGCCCAGGTTCATTTTCCACTTTCGGACATGGGCCGCTGCTTCAAGGAGCTCCTCAGCCTCGGCATTGGATGTGACATAACCTTTGAAGTGGGTGACGAGAAAGTCAGGGCACATAAGTGGATTCTTGCTGCTCGCTCTCCGGTGTTCAAAGCCCAATTCTTTGGTCCTATTGGAAAACCTGATCTGCACAGAGTTGTCGTGGAGGATGTGGAGCCTGTTGTCTTCAAG GCAATGGTGAACTTCATATATGCTGATGAACTTCCTAGCATTCATGAACTTGCTGGATCTGTCTCGATGTGGACATCAACAGTAGTAGTACAGCATTTATTGGCCGCGGCTGATAGATATGGATTGGACCGGCTGCGTATCTTGTGTGAAGCAAAGTTATGTGATGAACTGACTCCTGAAACAGTCGCAACAACATTAGCCCTAGCTGAACAGCACCATTGTGCTGAGCTAAAGTTCGCCTGTCTAAAGTTTGTTGCTGTTAGAGAAAATTTGGGAG TTGTGGACGATGATCATGCATCTGTTAACCGAAAGAGGGGAGTTTGTGGGAACGAAGGCGCAACACCAGTCGAAAGTGTTGAGGCTAGTGAAAGGCGCATCCGGAGGAGGTTTTAG